Proteins from a single region of Gordonia hongkongensis:
- a CDS encoding enoyl-CoA hydratase/isomerase family protein, protein MTSENSYSTVEFEIDDHVATITLNRPDRLNCFNEVMTGEIAEIWGRVRDDDDIHVAVLQANGDRAFCTGVDVGEGPWWTHVNRFNQEDPGVLLGPKHHRVWKPVVCALHGMVAGGAMYLVNQSDIVICSEDTNFFDPHANAGIVSALEPMGMLSRGVPLGDVLRWALVGSDERITAQTALRTGLVSEITTRDSLRERAQQLASEIAGRRPEAIQGTVRAIWESLDMTPTTALRTGLSYTQIGNPGSGRSDSRKNRREPRFR, encoded by the coding sequence ATGACGTCTGAGAACAGCTATAGCACCGTGGAATTCGAGATCGACGACCATGTCGCGACGATCACGCTCAATCGTCCGGACCGGCTCAACTGCTTCAACGAGGTGATGACCGGCGAGATCGCCGAGATCTGGGGGCGTGTCCGCGATGACGACGACATCCATGTCGCGGTGCTACAGGCAAACGGCGACCGGGCCTTCTGTACCGGCGTCGACGTCGGCGAAGGCCCGTGGTGGACTCATGTCAACCGGTTCAACCAGGAGGATCCCGGCGTGCTGCTGGGGCCCAAGCACCACCGGGTGTGGAAGCCGGTGGTCTGCGCCCTGCACGGGATGGTTGCCGGTGGAGCGATGTATCTCGTCAATCAGTCCGACATCGTCATCTGCAGCGAGGACACCAACTTCTTCGATCCCCATGCCAATGCCGGGATCGTGTCCGCGCTGGAGCCGATGGGCATGCTGTCCCGCGGTGTTCCGCTGGGCGACGTCTTGCGCTGGGCCCTGGTCGGAAGCGACGAGCGGATCACCGCCCAGACCGCGCTGCGGACCGGACTCGTCAGTGAGATCACCACACGCGACTCCCTCCGCGAACGCGCGCAACAGCTGGCATCCGAAATTGCCGGCCGGCGACCGGAAGCCATCCAGGGAACGGTTCGGGCGATCTGGGAGTCCCTTGACATGACCCCGACCACCGCGCTTCGCACCGGCCTGTCGTACACGCAGATCGGCAACCCGGGATCGGGACGCAGCGACTCACGGAAGAACAGGCGTGAGCCCCGATTCCGCTGA
- a CDS encoding class I adenylate-forming enzyme family protein, translating into MTTPQRTPVVGVAGAANYWDLLIERARLSPNREFATDEHGRRVTFSALVDLAESTAAALHEQGVQAGDVVSWQLPTSIEAMALSLALARIGAVQNPIIPMLRESEVAFITEQVGASLLIVPDNFRGFDHAAMASAIAGRNERLRILVVTDEWISGDATQLPTRTDRDDDAVSWIFYTSGTTAAPKGVKHSDSGLISAAKTFVTNVQVTADERCAAYIPITHVGGIAHVLSSLLVGHTLITASAFVPEHNADQLIAERATLIGSGLPFTTEYLRIAHERGTAPLFPNARATLGGGSGRPVDLSRAAAEHLGGVGIISGYGMTECPYLTWGSPDDTADEHARFEGTPGSGGRVRIVGPDGSGLPTGEVGEIRVLGPQLFKGYVDSALDASALDEQGYFRTGDLGFLNAAGRLAVTGRIKDIIIRKMENISAREVEEALIDHPAIADLSVIGMPDEETGERVCAVVVPSDSSAPPDLGSLHEYLATTTLNKRRYPEQIEVIAQIPRNSLGKINKSQLREELLASPVQNGVHHDV; encoded by the coding sequence GTGACCACTCCGCAGCGCACACCGGTCGTCGGTGTCGCGGGGGCTGCCAACTACTGGGATCTCCTGATCGAACGTGCTCGCCTGAGTCCGAACCGTGAGTTCGCAACTGACGAGCACGGCCGCCGGGTCACCTTCTCAGCCCTCGTGGACCTCGCCGAGTCCACCGCGGCCGCGCTCCACGAGCAGGGTGTCCAGGCAGGCGACGTGGTGTCGTGGCAACTGCCGACCAGCATCGAGGCGATGGCGCTGTCGTTGGCCCTGGCGCGGATCGGCGCGGTGCAGAATCCCATCATCCCGATGTTGCGGGAGAGTGAGGTCGCATTCATCACCGAGCAGGTCGGCGCCTCACTTCTCATCGTGCCCGACAACTTCCGCGGGTTCGATCACGCCGCGATGGCGTCCGCGATCGCCGGTCGAAACGAGCGGCTTCGGATCCTGGTCGTGACAGACGAATGGATCAGCGGGGACGCCACGCAACTGCCGACCCGAACAGACCGTGACGATGACGCGGTGAGCTGGATCTTCTACACGTCCGGAACGACCGCCGCGCCCAAGGGAGTCAAGCACTCGGACTCCGGATTGATCTCCGCGGCAAAGACATTCGTCACGAATGTCCAGGTCACGGCCGATGAGCGTTGTGCGGCGTACATCCCGATCACCCATGTCGGCGGCATCGCCCACGTCCTGAGCAGTCTGTTGGTCGGGCACACTCTCATCACGGCGTCGGCATTCGTCCCCGAGCACAATGCGGATCAGTTGATAGCCGAGCGCGCGACGCTCATCGGTTCGGGCCTGCCCTTCACCACGGAGTATCTGCGCATCGCGCACGAACGCGGTACCGCGCCGCTGTTCCCGAACGCGCGGGCAACTCTGGGAGGCGGCTCGGGCCGGCCGGTCGACCTCAGCCGGGCCGCGGCGGAACATCTGGGGGGCGTCGGCATCATCTCCGGCTACGGGATGACCGAATGCCCGTACCTCACCTGGGGGAGCCCCGACGACACCGCCGACGAACACGCGCGTTTCGAGGGCACGCCGGGCTCGGGCGGCCGGGTACGGATCGTCGGGCCGGACGGATCGGGGTTGCCGACCGGTGAGGTCGGGGAGATACGAGTACTCGGGCCACAACTCTTCAAGGGTTATGTGGATTCGGCGCTGGACGCGTCCGCGCTCGACGAGCAGGGGTACTTCCGCACGGGGGATCTCGGATTCCTGAACGCGGCGGGCCGTCTCGCGGTGACGGGACGGATCAAAGACATCATCATCCGCAAGATGGAGAACATCTCCGCACGCGAGGTCGAGGAGGCCCTGATCGACCATCCTGCGATCGCCGACCTCTCGGTGATCGGTATGCCCGATGAGGAAACGGGCGAGCGTGTGTGTGCCGTCGTGGTCCCGTCCGACTCGAGCGCACCACCCGACCTCGGATCGCTGCACGAGTACCTGGCGACGACCACCCTGAACAAACGCAGATACCCGGAACAGATCGAAGTGATCGCTCAGATCCCACGCAATTCCCTCGGCAAGATCAACAAGTCGCAGCTACGTGAGGAACTCCTCGCGTCCCCGGTGCAGAACGGTGTCCACCATGACGTCTGA
- a CDS encoding class I adenylate-forming enzyme family protein, with product MLVGDISKNNARRYPNKPAIVESGRTHTWAEVDERARRLANHMLAAGLRKGDRVIVIARNCIEWPEITFAFAKAGLVTVPVNIRLAPDELAHVRDDSGATAAVVHTDQVDRFGSELSDLAVVLEIGGDTVGNEYEAALGAAAAHDPTPKSLRPDDIQFILYTSGTTGRSKGVINTHRGMLAQAVDTTLVTEANRSDIFLATTPFFTAGGMVRTLTWTYLGQTMIIHKRFDPEAVIDEIERSGVTFTTFIPTMLQRTLRILEEGAARDMSSLRRISYGSAPVPPGLAKRAMDLLGCDLQQRYGLTECGGQATILTPQDHRDMVAGKTSILTSCGQETPMCSIRIVDADGNELPTGEVGEIVIVSEANAVGYWNRSDQTRQTFRRTGLWSGDLGYLDAERYLHVTGRKTDMIISGGFNVYPAEIERVIGHHPAVDMVAVVGVSDPEWGETPVAVVVPKGTIDEDALRTELTALCRAELAGYKQPRRFEFWSELPLGPAGKILKREVAGSLVASQDTVSTSQGPV from the coding sequence GTGCTTGTAGGTGACATCTCGAAGAACAACGCGCGCCGATACCCGAACAAGCCCGCGATCGTCGAATCAGGGCGGACCCATACCTGGGCCGAGGTGGACGAGCGGGCCCGCCGGCTGGCCAATCACATGTTGGCCGCCGGGCTCCGCAAGGGCGATCGGGTGATCGTCATCGCGCGCAACTGTATCGAGTGGCCGGAGATCACCTTCGCGTTCGCGAAGGCGGGCCTGGTCACCGTCCCGGTGAACATCCGGCTCGCACCGGACGAACTGGCGCACGTGCGTGACGATTCCGGTGCCACCGCGGCGGTGGTCCACACCGATCAGGTCGACCGCTTCGGTTCCGAGTTGAGCGACCTGGCGGTGGTCCTCGAGATCGGTGGCGACACGGTGGGGAACGAGTACGAGGCGGCGCTGGGGGCGGCCGCCGCCCACGATCCGACACCGAAGTCGTTGCGCCCGGACGACATCCAGTTCATCTTGTACACGAGCGGCACCACCGGCCGGTCGAAGGGCGTCATCAACACGCATCGTGGCATGCTCGCGCAGGCCGTCGACACCACACTGGTGACCGAGGCCAACCGCAGCGACATCTTCCTGGCGACGACACCCTTCTTCACCGCCGGCGGGATGGTGCGCACCCTGACGTGGACGTATCTGGGGCAGACCATGATCATCCACAAGCGATTCGATCCCGAGGCGGTCATCGACGAGATCGAGCGCAGTGGCGTCACGTTCACCACGTTCATCCCCACCATGCTGCAGCGCACTCTGCGAATACTGGAAGAGGGTGCGGCCCGCGACATGTCGAGCCTGCGCCGCATCAGCTACGGCTCGGCACCGGTGCCGCCCGGGCTCGCGAAAAGGGCGATGGATCTGCTCGGATGTGACCTGCAGCAGCGCTACGGCCTGACCGAATGCGGCGGCCAGGCGACGATCCTCACCCCCCAGGACCATCGCGACATGGTGGCGGGCAAGACGAGCATCCTGACGTCGTGCGGCCAGGAGACCCCGATGTGCTCGATCCGGATCGTCGACGCGGACGGCAATGAGCTACCGACCGGTGAGGTCGGCGAGATCGTGATCGTGAGCGAGGCCAATGCCGTCGGCTATTGGAATCGCTCGGATCAGACCAGGCAGACGTTCCGCCGCACCGGGTTGTGGTCGGGCGACCTCGGGTACCTCGACGCCGAGCGTTACCTGCACGTCACCGGCCGCAAGACCGACATGATCATCTCGGGCGGATTCAACGTCTACCCGGCCGAGATCGAACGGGTGATCGGTCACCACCCGGCGGTGGACATGGTCGCCGTGGTGGGAGTCTCCGATCCGGAGTGGGGCGAGACGCCGGTTGCGGTCGTGGTTCCGAAGGGGACGATCGACGAGGATGCCCTCAGGACCGAACTGACCGCGCTGTGCCGCGCCGAACTGGCGGGTTACAAACAGCCGCGACGTTTCGAGTTCTGGTCCGAACTCCCCCTCGGGCCCGCAGGCAAGATCCTCAAGCGCGAGGTCGCCGGTTCCCTGGTGGCGTCGCAGGATACGGTCTCGACGTCGCAGGGGCCGGTGTGA
- a CDS encoding aromatic-ring-hydroxylating dioxygenase subunit beta, with translation MSTLDETDVLSSALQPLPAPSPEIASFLSLEARLADEARYSEWELLWDDDALYWVPMHPDDDPATNLAYIYDNRRRIKSRVAQLNTGNRHSQTPPSVMRRLLTNSEVLDTTDDTVTVGSNFALFEYRHTQRVWAGRVIHKVRRHPDGLKLAGKTVHLISAGGPVDTLAFLI, from the coding sequence ATGAGCACACTCGACGAGACCGACGTACTGTCTTCGGCACTGCAGCCGCTGCCGGCGCCGTCCCCGGAGATCGCGAGTTTCCTGTCCCTCGAGGCCAGGCTGGCCGACGAGGCACGCTACTCGGAGTGGGAATTGCTGTGGGACGACGACGCGCTGTACTGGGTGCCGATGCACCCCGACGACGACCCGGCAACCAACCTGGCGTACATCTATGACAACCGTCGCCGGATCAAAAGCCGAGTAGCACAGTTGAACACCGGCAATCGACACTCGCAGACCCCGCCGTCGGTGATGCGGCGTCTGCTGACCAATTCCGAGGTCCTCGACACCACCGACGACACGGTCACGGTGGGATCGAATTTCGCCCTGTTCGAATATCGTCACACCCAGCGTGTGTGGGCTGGGAGGGTCATCCACAAGGTCCGCCGGCACCCCGATGGACTCAAGCTCGCGGGCAAGACTGTCCACTTGATCAGTGCCGGGGGACCAGTCGACACTCTCGCCTTCCTGATCTGA
- a CDS encoding aromatic ring-hydroxylating oxygenase subunit alpha, with protein sequence MTTAESKHGTADDFDVSKIVQDDRVHGSVYTSPEIFQREMDTIFRTGWVYVAHDSEVSEPGDYLTRRIGSEPVVVAHGKDGEIRVLLNRCSHRANKLCNAEKGNANAFRCPYHGWTFSNTGSLTAVPMKEGYGEAFRAVRSELGMAEAPRVDSYGGFIFASLAADGPSLTEHLGGAVAAFDRLLNLSPTGTIDLRANWMKHLHHANWKMVVENNVDGYHALFTHASVYDAIRPAKVSHIPSKTDVVVRDIGDGHSEIDYSAEYRKLDEEFIWYGRIPRTKLPKYVAALEKKYGEEKAHDSLVVGPPHTLIWPNLFLAEMNVMYVEPIGPDETIAYTTAALIPGQDELNLRTLRRSEGAMGPAGFLIADDGEIGMRNQAGLAARDPEWLRLSRGLETDVTDETGIVNSDKSAETPQRGFYRQWADVVGQEINR encoded by the coding sequence ATGACAACCGCTGAGTCGAAACACGGCACGGCTGACGACTTCGACGTGTCGAAGATCGTCCAGGACGATCGCGTACACGGTTCTGTCTACACGTCACCGGAGATCTTCCAGCGCGAGATGGACACCATCTTCCGGACCGGATGGGTCTATGTTGCCCATGACAGTGAGGTCAGTGAGCCCGGTGACTACCTGACCCGCCGGATCGGCAGCGAGCCGGTCGTCGTCGCGCACGGCAAGGACGGAGAGATCCGGGTGCTGCTCAACCGGTGCTCGCACCGGGCGAACAAGCTGTGCAATGCCGAGAAGGGCAACGCCAACGCCTTTCGGTGCCCCTACCACGGCTGGACCTTCAGCAACACGGGTTCGCTGACCGCGGTTCCGATGAAAGAGGGCTACGGCGAGGCATTCCGCGCGGTCCGGTCCGAGCTCGGGATGGCCGAAGCGCCCAGGGTGGACAGTTACGGCGGGTTCATCTTCGCTTCCCTGGCTGCCGACGGTCCATCGCTCACCGAACATCTCGGGGGTGCCGTCGCCGCCTTCGATCGCCTGCTCAACCTGTCGCCGACCGGGACGATCGACCTGCGCGCCAACTGGATGAAGCATCTGCACCACGCCAACTGGAAGATGGTGGTGGAGAACAACGTCGATGGCTATCACGCATTGTTCACCCACGCATCGGTCTATGACGCTATTCGACCCGCGAAGGTCTCGCACATCCCATCCAAGACCGACGTCGTGGTCCGCGACATCGGTGACGGACATTCCGAGATCGACTACTCGGCGGAGTATCGAAAGCTGGACGAGGAGTTCATCTGGTACGGCCGGATACCCCGGACCAAATTACCGAAGTACGTTGCTGCGCTGGAGAAGAAGTACGGCGAGGAGAAGGCGCACGATTCGTTGGTGGTCGGACCGCCGCACACCCTGATCTGGCCCAACCTGTTCCTCGCCGAGATGAACGTCATGTACGTCGAGCCGATCGGCCCCGACGAGACGATCGCGTACACCACCGCGGCGCTGATCCCGGGACAGGATGAACTCAATCTGCGTACACTCCGCCGGTCCGAGGGCGCCATGGGCCCAGCCGGATTCCTGATCGCCGACGACGGCGAGATCGGAATGCGCAATCAAGCGGGACTGGCGGCCAGGGATCCGGAATGGCTGCGGTTGTCACGTGGCCTGGAAACCGATGTGACCGACGAGACCGGCATCGTCAACAGCGACAAGAGCGCCGAGACACCTCAGCGCGGTTTCTACCGTCAGTGGGCAGATGTCGTGGGACAGGAGATCAACCGATGA
- a CDS encoding Zn-ribbon domain-containing OB-fold protein: MTVVDDWLLDDSLAPAVAGDPLEPLYAGAARGVLVLPFCARCAIPLDLEQHVCDRCGSGRIDWAETVPTGVVHSSTTMHRLEPGLVATTGPYPIVDIELTGGHRLIMTTVDWQADSPQIGDVVDIGFRNLAGVAIPAAQPRNTTDTEAPDDNR, from the coding sequence ATGACCGTCGTCGATGACTGGCTGCTCGATGACAGCCTTGCGCCGGCGGTGGCGGGTGACCCGTTGGAACCCCTCTACGCCGGGGCCGCGCGCGGCGTCCTGGTGCTCCCGTTCTGTGCTCGGTGCGCGATCCCACTCGATCTCGAACAACACGTCTGCGACCGTTGCGGATCCGGCCGGATCGACTGGGCCGAAACAGTTCCGACCGGGGTCGTGCACTCGTCGACCACCATGCACCGCCTCGAACCGGGATTGGTTGCAACGACCGGTCCCTATCCGATCGTCGACATCGAACTCACGGGCGGACATCGCCTCATCATGACAACGGTCGACTGGCAGGCCGATTCGCCGCAGATCGGTGACGTGGTCGACATCGGCTTCAGAAACTTGGCCGGAGTAGCGATCCCGGCCGCGCAGCCCAGGAACACCACCGATACGGAGGCCCCAGATGACAACCGCTGA
- a CDS encoding thiolase family protein, whose protein sequence is MTPMSLRPGDSPLELACQASRNALADAGIEITDIDGLLVGSSQGVRPDRLGVGFASSGGFSGLRLLEHVEIKGATTIAMIQRAQFAVESGSARVVMCVFADAPLVAGKAAGSTYAHSGGHSGSRGLERAGGVLGSVPTYALLTQRWLHVNAGTPEDLCAVATTARAWAVDNPDAVVRAPLDAQGYFDSPMISEPLRRLDCARPVNGAVAVIVSADPAVGHAVRVNIRGTGRDHPIRHRRAGAESWFGGGRRCVDDALNAAGMTRDDVDTVQLYDPFSVVTLILLEEYALTRGAPAGQFVREGHTGRGGNLPTNTGGGQLSGFYLQGMTPLAEALVQLRGDGDARQVPDATTALVGGIGGRLDHHAALVLERAA, encoded by the coding sequence ATGACCCCGATGTCTTTGCGCCCGGGGGACAGTCCGCTCGAGCTGGCGTGTCAGGCGAGCCGGAATGCGTTGGCAGACGCGGGGATCGAGATCACCGACATCGACGGATTGCTCGTCGGTTCGTCGCAGGGTGTACGCCCGGACCGACTCGGGGTCGGATTCGCGTCCTCGGGTGGTTTCTCCGGCCTCCGCCTGCTCGAGCATGTGGAGATCAAGGGGGCCACCACGATCGCGATGATCCAGCGTGCCCAGTTCGCTGTGGAGAGCGGCAGCGCGCGAGTGGTGATGTGCGTCTTCGCCGACGCGCCGCTCGTCGCCGGAAAGGCCGCCGGCTCGACCTATGCACACAGCGGCGGCCACTCCGGTTCTCGGGGACTGGAGCGCGCCGGCGGCGTCCTCGGGTCCGTTCCGACCTACGCCCTTCTCACACAGCGGTGGTTGCACGTCAACGCGGGTACACCGGAAGATCTCTGTGCGGTGGCGACCACAGCGCGTGCGTGGGCGGTGGACAACCCGGATGCGGTGGTCCGCGCCCCCCTCGATGCCCAGGGTTACTTCGACAGCCCGATGATCTCCGAGCCGCTGCGGCGCCTCGATTGCGCACGCCCGGTCAATGGCGCGGTCGCGGTCATCGTCAGCGCAGACCCGGCGGTCGGACACGCTGTGCGGGTGAACATCCGCGGAACCGGGCGCGACCATCCGATCCGGCATCGGCGGGCCGGGGCCGAGTCTTGGTTCGGCGGGGGCAGGCGCTGTGTCGACGATGCACTGAACGCCGCCGGCATGACGCGCGACGATGTGGACACCGTCCAGCTCTACGATCCGTTCTCGGTCGTCACGTTGATTCTGCTGGAAGAGTACGCGCTCACCCGTGGAGCCCCGGCGGGACAGTTCGTCCGCGAAGGCCACACCGGGCGCGGAGGGAACCTGCCGACGAACACCGGCGGAGGGCAGTTGTCCGGGTTCTATCTCCAGGGGATGACCCCGCTGGCCGAGGCACTCGTTCAGCTCCGCGGCGACGGCGACGCGCGCCAGGTACCCGATGCGACAACAGCACTCGTCGGCGGGATCGGTGGTCGACTGGATCACCACGCCGCGCTGGTCCTGGAACGTGCAGCATGA
- a CDS encoding alpha/beta fold hydrolase has product MTETTISTPAADTGEYRSIWTYLRELEFRQGFVDIGGIRTRYAEAGSPDKPHAILLHGTGGHWETFAPNLGPLSEHFHCVAIDMVGNGFSEKPDYDYEIAVYVEQVLGVMTHFNMASAHFIGMSLGAWVSAAVATEHPDRVDKVILMSPAGLIATASNMARIRAERTEAVNNPSWESLHKVFAHLIADEANRLPDLIALRQAIYRREDTRTTIDHLLILQDAETRDRNLIPEEKWATIAAPTLVVASGKDEGEYQSTAHIVADLIPRAEVFEMPAVRHWPHFEDPAAFNPTAVEFLRR; this is encoded by the coding sequence ATGACCGAGACAACGATTTCCACCCCTGCGGCCGACACCGGCGAGTACCGGAGCATCTGGACCTACCTCCGCGAACTGGAGTTCCGTCAGGGTTTCGTCGACATCGGCGGGATACGGACCCGATACGCCGAGGCCGGTTCCCCGGACAAACCGCACGCCATCCTGCTGCACGGCACCGGCGGCCACTGGGAGACCTTCGCGCCCAATCTCGGACCGCTGTCGGAACATTTCCACTGCGTGGCGATCGACATGGTCGGCAACGGCTTTTCCGAGAAGCCCGATTACGACTACGAGATCGCGGTCTATGTCGAACAGGTCCTCGGGGTGATGACGCACTTCAACATGGCGTCGGCGCACTTCATCGGCATGTCCCTGGGCGCGTGGGTGTCGGCCGCGGTCGCAACCGAACATCCCGACCGCGTCGACAAGGTCATCCTGATGTCGCCCGCCGGCCTGATCGCGACCGCGTCGAACATGGCACGCATCCGCGCCGAGCGCACCGAGGCCGTCAACAATCCCAGCTGGGAATCACTCCACAAGGTGTTCGCACACCTCATCGCCGATGAGGCCAACCGACTCCCCGACCTGATCGCACTGCGGCAGGCGATCTACCGCCGCGAGGACACCCGCACCACGATCGATCACCTGCTGATCCTGCAGGATGCCGAAACGCGCGACCGCAATCTCATCCCCGAGGAGAAATGGGCCACGATCGCCGCGCCCACGCTCGTCGTGGCCTCCGGCAAGGACGAGGGCGAGTACCAGAGCACTGCTCACATCGTCGCCGATCTGATCCCGCGTGCCGAGGTGTTCGAGATGCCCGCGGTCCGGCACTGGCCGCACTTCGAGGACCCGGCCGCGTTCAACCCGACCGCAGTGGAGTTCCTTCGCCGATGA
- the hpaH gene encoding 2-oxo-hept-4-ene-1,7-dioate hydratase, translating into MTTTLGDTDVADLARRLYEAERTRVPIRQISLEHPEMTIEDSYAVQRELIRLKVADGAVSRGRKIGLTSKVMQRAVSITEPDYGVLLDDMFFDDGGIVPARRFIRPRIEVELAFILGESLSGPGITLYDVLRAAEYVTPALEILDARVQMTDPESGHRRTIVDTISDNAADAGVVLGGRVVTPMDVDLRWVSALLLRNGSIEDSGVAASVLGHPANGVAWLANRLAPHGVALSAGEVILAGSFTAPVFAEPGDTFVADYGPLGTVSIHFAPEAPE; encoded by the coding sequence ATGACGACGACTCTGGGCGACACCGACGTCGCCGACCTGGCACGCCGCCTCTACGAGGCGGAGAGGACACGGGTCCCCATCCGGCAGATCTCCCTCGAGCATCCGGAGATGACCATCGAGGACTCCTACGCGGTGCAGCGCGAGCTGATCCGGCTGAAGGTCGCCGACGGCGCGGTGTCGCGCGGCCGCAAGATCGGCCTCACGTCCAAGGTCATGCAGCGCGCGGTGTCCATCACCGAACCTGACTACGGCGTATTGCTCGACGACATGTTCTTCGACGACGGTGGCATCGTGCCGGCCCGTCGATTCATCCGGCCGCGCATCGAAGTCGAACTGGCGTTCATCCTCGGCGAATCCCTCTCCGGGCCCGGGATCACCCTCTATGACGTTCTCCGGGCAGCGGAGTACGTGACCCCGGCGCTGGAGATCCTCGACGCGCGTGTGCAGATGACGGACCCGGAGTCCGGCCACCGCCGGACCATCGTCGACACCATCAGCGACAACGCCGCAGATGCCGGGGTCGTCCTGGGCGGACGCGTGGTGACGCCCATGGACGTCGACCTGCGCTGGGTTTCGGCTCTTCTCCTACGGAACGGCTCGATCGAGGACTCCGGGGTCGCCGCATCGGTGCTCGGCCATCCGGCAAACGGTGTCGCGTGGCTGGCCAATCGTCTCGCCCCCCACGGAGTCGCACTGAGCGCGGGCGAGGTGATCCTCGCGGGGTCGTTCACCGCGCCGGTCTTCGCCGAACCCGGCGACACGTTCGTGGCCGACTACGGACCGCTCGGAACGGTGTCCATCCACTTCGCCCCGGAGGCTCCCGAATGA
- a CDS encoding aldolase/citrate lyase family protein — MTGERNPWIRQLHGEHPRIGMWIASGNPYSAEICAGAGLDWLMLDLEHVPNDVRSTLAQLQAVAAYPVEVLVRPATGDPSVIKQLLDIGATNLIVPMVETADEARALVAATRYPPEGIRGVGSALARASRWNRISDYLITADAAVSLTVQVETAGALDQLDEIVAVDGVDAVFIGPADLAASLGYLGKPEHPEVVATIEEALSQIKAAGKAAGVNAFNPEVARRYMSAGASFVLVGADVTILARGSEALAKQYAAPPHSA, encoded by the coding sequence ATGACCGGCGAACGCAACCCCTGGATCCGGCAGTTGCACGGCGAGCATCCCCGGATCGGGATGTGGATCGCGTCGGGGAATCCCTACAGCGCGGAGATCTGCGCCGGCGCGGGACTCGACTGGCTGATGCTCGACCTGGAGCACGTGCCGAACGACGTCCGCTCCACGCTTGCACAACTGCAGGCGGTCGCCGCCTACCCCGTCGAGGTGCTGGTACGTCCGGCGACCGGCGACCCGAGCGTGATCAAACAACTCCTCGACATCGGGGCCACCAATCTGATCGTCCCGATGGTCGAGACCGCCGACGAGGCCCGCGCCCTGGTCGCCGCGACCCGCTATCCGCCCGAGGGCATCCGCGGGGTGGGAAGCGCACTGGCCCGCGCCTCCCGCTGGAATCGCATTTCTGACTATCTCATCACCGCAGACGCCGCAGTGTCGCTCACCGTGCAGGTCGAGACCGCCGGCGCACTCGACCAGCTGGACGAGATCGTCGCCGTCGATGGTGTCGACGCCGTGTTCATCGGGCCCGCCGATCTCGCCGCGTCGCTCGGCTACCTGGGCAAGCCCGAGCACCCCGAGGTCGTGGCGACGATCGAGGAAGCCTTATCGCAGATCAAGGCCGCAGGAAAGGCCGCCGGAGTCAACGCCTTCAACCCGGAGGTGGCACGTCGGTACATGTCGGCCGGCGCGTCTTTCGTGTTGGTCGGCGCGGATGTGACGATCCTCGCCCGCGGCAGTGAAGCCCTCGCCAAGCAGTACGCGGCACCGCCCCACTCCGCATGA